One genomic window of Hippocampus zosterae strain Florida chromosome 12, ASM2543408v3, whole genome shotgun sequence includes the following:
- the gulp1a gene encoding PTB domain-containing engulfment adapter protein 1 isoform X6 produces the protein MNRAFNRKKEKSWMHTPEALAKHYIAYNAKFLGNAEVETPKGTEVVKDAVRKLKFQRHIKKSEGQKTPKVELQISIYGVKILDPKTKDVQHNCQLHRISFCADDKTDKRIFTFIYKDSESNKHLCYVFDSEKCAEEITLTIGQAFDLAYKKFLESGGKDVETRKQIGSLQKRIQELETENSELKQQLQDLEQQLMMAHVPPPFYLNEANDAYALRRPSSLFWCHDLNSCLEISSVTLTPMSSPESNLSAGLLTPPPAKCTFLPPKAPEGCGVPRPRTGSVSVQARSTDVFDMVPFSPGTVLVPTQASNGCPVPPTALPPNIGKDLFGAEPFDPFTCGSADFPPDIQSKLDEMQVSGNIDASYFVEMRIR, from the exons TTTCTTGGTAACGCTGAAGTGGAGACCCCAAAAGGAACGGAGGTTGTCAAGGATGCCGTGAGAAAGCTCAAG TTTCAGAGGCACATCAAGAAGTCAGAGGGACAGAAAACCCCAAAGGTCGAGTTGCAGATTTCCATTTACGGCGTGAAAATTCTCGATCCCAAGACAAAA gACGTGCAGCACAACTGTCAGTTACACAGAATATCCTTCTGTGCGGATGACAAAACGGATAAACGGATCTTCACCTTCATTTACAAGGACTCCGAGTCCAACAAACACCTGTGCTACGTGTTTGACAGTGAAAAGTGT GCCGAGGAGATCACGCTGACCATCGGCCAGGCTTTCGACTTGGCCTACAAGAAGTTCCTGGAGTCGGGAGGCAAAGACGTGGAGACCAGGAAGCAGATTGGAAGTCTGCAGAAGAGA ATTCAAGAGCTGGAAACCGAAAATTCAGAGTTGAAGCAGCAGCTCCAAGATCTGGAACAGCAGTTGATGATGGCACACGTGCCCCCA CCGTTCTATCTCAACGAAGCTAACGACGCGTACGCGCTGCGGAGGCCTTCTTCTCTCTTCTGGTGTCACGACCTCAACTCCTGTCTGGAGATCTCCTCTGTCACCCTCACGCCTATGAGCTCGCCAGAGTCCAACCTGTCTGCCGGCCTACTAACCCCGCCGCCTGCCAAATGCACTTTCCTTCCTCCCAAAGCGCCCGAGGGATGCGGCGTCCCGCGACCTCGC ACGGGGAGCGTCTCGGTGCAAGCGCGGTCGACAGACGTTTTCGACATGGTGCCCTTCTCCCCGGGGACCGTGCTGGTGCCCACGCAAGCCAGCAACGGctgcccggtacctccaaccgcacTGCCGCCAAACATAG GGAAAGACCTGTTTGGGGCCGAGCCATTTGATCCCTTCACCTGCGGGTCGGCTGACTTCCCTCCAGATATTCAGTCGAAGCTGGATGAAATGCAGGTGAGCGGCAATATTGACGCGAGCTACTTTGTTGAAATGAGAATACGGTGA
- the gulp1a gene encoding PTB domain-containing engulfment adapter protein 1 isoform X4 translates to MNRAFNRKKEKSWMHTPEALAKHYIAYNAKFLGNAEVETPKGTEVVKDAVRKLKFQRHIKKSEGQKTPKVELQISIYGVKILDPKTKDVQHNCQLHRISFCADDKTDKRIFTFIYKDSESNKHLCYVFDSEKCAEEITLTIGQAFDLAYKKFLESGGKDVETRKQIGSLQKRIQELETENSELKQQLQDLEQQLMMAHVPPPFYLNEANDAYALRRPSSLFWCHDLNSCLEISSVTLTPMSSPESNLSAGLLTPPPAKCTFLPPKAPEGCGVPRPRTGSVSVQARSTDVFDMVPFSPGTVLVPTQASNGCPVPPTALPPNIVAVLSEGKDLFGAEPFDPFTCGSADFPPDIQSKLDEMQVSGNIDASYFVEMRIR, encoded by the exons TTTCTTGGTAACGCTGAAGTGGAGACCCCAAAAGGAACGGAGGTTGTCAAGGATGCCGTGAGAAAGCTCAAG TTTCAGAGGCACATCAAGAAGTCAGAGGGACAGAAAACCCCAAAGGTCGAGTTGCAGATTTCCATTTACGGCGTGAAAATTCTCGATCCCAAGACAAAA gACGTGCAGCACAACTGTCAGTTACACAGAATATCCTTCTGTGCGGATGACAAAACGGATAAACGGATCTTCACCTTCATTTACAAGGACTCCGAGTCCAACAAACACCTGTGCTACGTGTTTGACAGTGAAAAGTGT GCCGAGGAGATCACGCTGACCATCGGCCAGGCTTTCGACTTGGCCTACAAGAAGTTCCTGGAGTCGGGAGGCAAAGACGTGGAGACCAGGAAGCAGATTGGAAGTCTGCAGAAGAGA ATTCAAGAGCTGGAAACCGAAAATTCAGAGTTGAAGCAGCAGCTCCAAGATCTGGAACAGCAGTTGATGATGGCACACGTGCCCCCA CCGTTCTATCTCAACGAAGCTAACGACGCGTACGCGCTGCGGAGGCCTTCTTCTCTCTTCTGGTGTCACGACCTCAACTCCTGTCTGGAGATCTCCTCTGTCACCCTCACGCCTATGAGCTCGCCAGAGTCCAACCTGTCTGCCGGCCTACTAACCCCGCCGCCTGCCAAATGCACTTTCCTTCCTCCCAAAGCGCCCGAGGGATGCGGCGTCCCGCGACCTCGC ACGGGGAGCGTCTCGGTGCAAGCGCGGTCGACAGACGTTTTCGACATGGTGCCCTTCTCCCCGGGGACCGTGCTGGTGCCCACGCAAGCCAGCAACGGctgcccggtacctccaaccgcacTGCCGCCAAACATAG TCGCAGTGTTGTCTGAAGGGAAAGACCTGTTTGGGGCCGAGCCATTTGATCCCTTCACCTGCGGGTCGGCTGACTTCCCTCCAGATATTCAGTCGAAGCTGGATGAAATGCAGGTGAGCGGCAATATTGACGCGAGCTACTTTGTTGAAATGAGAATACGGTGA